The Anastrepha obliqua isolate idAnaObli1 chromosome 5, idAnaObli1_1.0, whole genome shotgun sequence DNA window ACCTAAAATAAGATCACAACAGCCATACTGGTTTTGCTACATATGTCTCAAATCGAATCATAATCAAAAATATGCACTAGGGTGGTAAGAggggaaaatatttatttgcgaaTAAAAGGCTGCTAAATGAATGGTGCAGCTCATTGAGCATAATTTTGGGCTTAATTGCGTGTTATGAAATCGATTGAATATAAATACTTGTACTAGTATTTCCTGAGATCAAAGGttgacataaaataaaaactagatTTGttcacatcactttttgaatatgactctCACTCTCAAATGGCTGCTTTGAGCCtatacggcgtattgtgcccgttttgcagcattttccatagttttagctaacatttcggctggaatagcggctatttcctcacggatgttattcttgagctcttctatgttctttggcttattaatacaaacctttgattttaaatatccccacaataaagagtcaggtggcgttaaatcgggcgaacgcggtggacagtcaaaatcgccatttttcgacatcaaacgacgaactgcctcatacgctttcgacgaacaaTTGGCATCATAATTTTcatcttttcttcttcttcttccccttttcacaattgacttcttttgttgaatgtacaTTTCAACAGTTCcgtggtaaaaatctgcttggactgacgcttccaacgcggtatgtcattaagctaTCTGACGTccctgtcaaaagatacagggttgccagatgggtccgtcgaatatataaatatgtatgtaggtaaatgGCTTTTCCAGAAATTATTGCAAAATGTGggaaaagtttataattttagaTGTTTGTTGATCGAATGTCTTGCAAACACCAAATACagcgaaattcaattaaaatcactTTGTTTTCCTTAagaacctttaaaaaaaaaacaagaaaaaaaaaccctaGAGGATATTTCTTTCCATACTGTCCAGTCTGACTAACAAAAAGTTCATcatttaaatgcaaaacaaatttgaaatttgaatttgaaaaattgaaatgcaaatgcaaaattCGATTAAATTCACTGCTTcctgaataaaaaacaaatattcggAAAATATGTAGCAAAGTCGTGttatataaaatgaataatGCGTTCAGTCcccaaatttatttatgaattcaaAACTGCAGTCATGCATCAAAGCAATGCCTTTTGAAACTCCAGACGGATTCTAGACCATTCTTTTATAATGACGTTGCGTAACTCCTCTAAAGCCTGGAACTTACGTCTTACAGTCTATAGTAAACGAGAAAGATTGTCCCACATGTTTTCGATCGGGTTTTAGTCCGCGGATTGCGATAGCCACGCTAATACTTGAACTCGCTTCTCCTGAAGCCAACTTCGAGTGGCGCGTGCCGCATGCATGGCAATCTAATCTTGTTGAAATAAGAAttagagtttttcttttttcatttgcttttttcgactgtatcatttaagctgcgtcgtgacttttttttttgcattacagtGGAATGAGTTGGCCTTTTttgtgaaacttcttaggcgtcgatggacgagcgagaatggagagtaaaatttcaaggccatgcaacgttttgggcattttcgttccgcgagagagaaaaatatataacgtagaggaaaaggagagagagagctatgccttatatatatcttagatacactttaggctatttttcctgagtttttccttgtggttgctaatttctagtgagaaataacactgccaactttttggcgcttgtttgttggtgcaaacttgtaggaaatacatttttggtgcctactgtttggagcGTTTTTctggtcccaattttttcggcgttttctttttggtgcctactgtttggggtgttttttggtcccaattttttcggcgttttttttttttgatgcctactttttggcgcttatttccgtttcctggctagtgcttgtgcgtactataaagggctattcattccggcgtcggatttattggtattaccttgcggtaatttggGCCGTTGCTGGGGTCCTGGACCCACTGCATTTGTACGAGTGATAAACTCTCGGAGTAaggcgcgttgttgccacggtttgtgtccggcgtttacctacaccggtcgacccttctccgttttttgtaaattttgtctatttgtattacCTGCAAATGTtgggaatttatttagatatatattctttctctctctctcattctctctcgggtctctccttctttctttgtctgccttgaaagtttcactccTGTTATGTATACTACGCTAcacgaacttttttttctattttatgtgTTCAGACGGCTACATAAATGAGCTGATTTTTACCTTAAACTGGTGTTAAAAATGGAACATCGAAATTAAAAGGACACCCATGAATCGATTAGGGTTGGCAATTCTGACctacattttgataataaagccAAATATCTCAACATAACACTCGACACCAAATTAGACTGTCGGGAACACataaagaaaaagcgaaattaaatcaaaaatcgcTTTCAAAATCTGTACTGCCTCAATTCAATTTATCATTGAAAAAGGAAGTCCTTATTTAGAAAACGAAAATTGCACCGATCAAACTTAAGAATTCTGCAAAGAGTCCAATCCAAAATATCTACTGACCATAACTAATGGCCGTGGTATATATCTAATGCCAGTATTCATCGTGATATTGTGGTCGATACTATTGACGAAGTAATAAAAACACAAGCAAAAGTCACATAAGCAGGTTATTGACGCACGCAAATCTTTCCAAATATAGAGAAataacacatggactgaaaagccccgggcctaacaaagaaccacgtttttttaagttaaagattagctttattcatcaacttaATTGCCATCAATAACAAGATCACTGTAGCGCCGCTCTAATATTTCAAGACCACTTTTGTAGaaggatttattttttgcctcaaaataggtctcAGTTTTAGCGATAACCTCTACAATCGAgggaaatttcttaccggcgagcattttttaggaATGCGAACAGTCGCTGGGAGcaaaatctggcgaatacgatgGATGTGGGGGCAATTCGAAGTTTAATtgatgtagttttgccattgttttaatTGACTTGTAAAGCGGTGCCGTTGTCTTGATGAGACAAAATAGTTAGCAAATACAGCACCCACTTTAAACAGAGCTTTCTCGTAGATCTTGCATAATACAAATAAAGGGTGaacagattggaggtacttttttcaatagggGTTTTGTAACAGATCAGGCTACCGACAACTTTCAAacttaatacataattttttttcaatattcatttacatttaatttacgcctcaacaatgtttacaaattAAATCCACTGAAAACAACCATTtcgtgcggcctatgggctggaggaatcatcggctaatatttctttaaagacgaggctggcgccaatgtaatagTGAAAGGCGAACGCTATTGCgccatgataaaaaaatttttgaatttttaatgtaGAAAATTGAAGCTCGTTATCTCCACAacttttggtttcaacaagacagcgctacttgttatatatacatacaaccttttaaaaaaatggatttactgcgtcgtcgtttcagtGAGCAATTTACCTCTCATCTCGGACCATTGGATTGGTCAGCAAGATTGTGTGATGTCACACCTTTGGTCTTTTATTTGTGGTTCGTGGACAAACCGGCTTCGATTGAGTCATTGAaagtcaacattactaaagttattcacgagataccgaccgaagaccgccagtgagtcattcaaaattggtgtttacggatgaccgatTAGTTTTAAAAgtacaataaatacatatatcatGAATGGTTcgacacaaaaaataataaagataagccaatcaatttgaattttcattgttttattttaatttaaaatccgatacctctaaattcatCACCCTTTATGCAGTCTAATTGTATAGTTATtctgtaaacatttttcgttttcgcttttgtttgtttacccTATGATCAGGAAGTAACGGGAATGtttaagttaaatttcaggcaaatttattttatctgcttcaaaatatgacccgtcggaagcaacacacatgtgccaatgtGGAACCCAACCCTCCATGCCCCTCAGGTAGGCCGACGAAgcgatggccttcagctccttcgtcgcattctctttgatctcctctattgactgaaatctccttccacgaagtggtaacttcaacttgggaaacaaaggCAAGTCGcacggagccatatcaggtgaatacggtgcttgcaggatggtatttacttggtgtttggccaaataatccagcacaatttgggctcggtgcgatggcgcgttatcgtcatgcaaaaaccaagaactgtttgcccacatttccggccgtttgcaacgTACAGGATCGCTCAAACGCTTCACAACAGtgaagtgacagatgtgtgtcttatagtcctaccaacataagaaataaaatatggaccgaaaaattaaacattaccggtactttttgataatAGTGTATGCCATTAATGCTTGGTTTATTTAGTTAAATGATGTTGCGGGCAATGGTCTTAttaacctattcggctacggcggtcgctagtaatgccataaaaataaatttatgcagCATTTTGCCTTTCCACCTAAACTTTCAATCTCAGTTCAAAATGACGAACATTAGTTCATTGCCTCACCCATTTTGTACAATTCCTTTCTTTGTGCACTCTTTCATGCTCGAATTAACATATTTGGAAGAGCTTCAAATTTAGAGTGCAAGTATGCCTTTTTATTACTCAAAACTACTATTTTTTCATGATTAGTAGTTATGATTTGCAATACtaatcaaaaatattcaaaaaaatttgtatgctattGCGCATGttttaattgttgttgcttgtagAGAAATACACATTTACCATTGTCACTAGTCATTAAGCGCATTCTTGAAGAAACAGAATCCAATTAGCAATCATTGAAATTATTCGCTATTATTTGAAAGGTATACGGTATACGGtatacggccgccgtagccgaatggttggtgcgtgactaccattcggaactcacagagagaacgtaggttccaatctcggtgaaacaccaaaattaagaaaaacttttttctaatagcgatcgcccctcggcaggcaatgggaaacctccgagtgaatttctggcatgaaaaggctcctcataaatgaatttttgagtaaaaaaaacctgttttttggcaCAAAGTGTGAAGTGCTCAGTAAATATTGACAAAAAGTCTATTGAGACAATGTTTTGATAAAGATTTCTATTGAAGTTGCCTTTTTGATGAGATCATTACCTTCCCACACAGCGAAAGTTATGTTTTCTTGGACTTCGTCTTGAAAATAATCGGCAATTTTTTCGACTATTCCATTGACTCCCGTGCATTCATCGCATTCTTTAAATACGCATGCATCGCTGCTTACTGAACAGACTCCGACAGAAAGGACAATATTACGCAAATTCAAAACTTCGACACCATACCTATTTAAGCCATTCTTCAGGCCCACTAATAGTAATTCAAAATTAGTGCAATAAATGCACAAACAAACTTGCTTCATAGGTGAAAGGACAACCCATTTCGGTCGGAGAAAGTAAAATTTGGAATGACCGATTTTAAAGACCGAATTGTCGCGCTTGAACAATTGAAATTGATATCACAATATTTGAATgttattaataaaatcattaagtttttctgtcattttttttgtagtgtGGATACTATTTTTGTCAATATTTACTGAGTACTTCACGTTTGTGTCggaaaaacaggttttttactcaaaaatgcgTTACTAAAAAACAATTGATTTTAGCAACTGGGCATTCAGCGCAAtcgaagtttgaggtgtcctcttgatttggaaaaagttaaaaaaaaaaatacactttatgaaatattgaatttcgaaaaaatttcgcactgttttttacaaaataaaaaatgttcaagtatttgtttgctattgtttctacatgaagtcgctcgtgcaagtaatgacgaacattttgaacccagaatctttaaaatcggttcatttttgactaagttatgagcagttagaaaaattttcttatataaaattaaaaacatcgattttgagccgaaaaacaaaactgccgataaatcttgaaatacatttttcgggcgaacaaaaaaatacgcgtctcattattttgacaagAGGGCAAcctatttcagttacatcgaaatcgaagaacatgtcccgaatagcccggttgaattgaaatgtaaagcgtcatatataatatattcggtATACGACGAATCGGAATCGGAATTGTTTATTAGCTGCTGTCCTTTCTATTGCATAGGCTTGGTTAGTTCAGGATACATCGCTTGTTTATCATTCAATGTACCCTGAGTGTCAGTGTATATATTTGATTCTTTTATTGCTATATCGACCATAGGGCCTCAAGTGTCGgtatatacatttttgcaaaatcTGCTGTACTCACCTCAAAGATTTGgtgcaaataaagaaaaatcatgTTCAatgtgtattttaatatttgccgtggttttattatttctttgctGATGACTTAACTGAACCTTAAAGtacatttatttgtaattttattacaaCATAGACGCCATTCGTAGATTACACTTTAAAATATACAACAACGCTGTTTCGGCTTAAATTTTGACATTTGgattattcatacatacattttatagtttatttagtttttctttgataaacattttaattattgagttaataaaataaataattcttcaGTTATTTAGAGTAGCATTGGGCAACAGGGCACAAACGCTCTATACaattacaataattattttttattattttaataattataattacatACAGTACaagtatttttcattatttgtgcatatgtgtgcaaatgcgcacatacatacatacaacacaTACGCACAATATGTTACATCACTAGCACTTTACGCCACCTCACAACTCGCGCCTCTaacatttgcaatattttctccACGATTAAGAGAGTGTAAGATGAAGGACATTCAATGCCAAAATTGACTGTAGATATTAAAAATCCATTATTCAACCAATGAGTCCACTTACTTCAGGTGTGCTCTGTAGACATCACGCGCTTTTGCGCCCACTGCGTTCTACTATGGATGTGACGAGCCCATGCGTGGCGGTCCGTAAAGGGAGTAGGGCGCAAAGTATTGCGCCAGCGCCGGATGTGGTGGCATAGGCAAACCACTTAGTGTGCTAGCCGCAGAGCCGAGTGGTGGCGGTAGCATGGACGGTTTGCCGTAAGGATGATAGCGTGCGGCGGACAATGGACTCAACGGTGGTGTGGGGTAGGTACGCTGAAAGAGCGGATGTGTGGGTGGGATACCGCCTGCGGCTGCGGCGCTCAGCACTGAATCAGGCAACGATGCGGTGTGCGTACGCAAATGTTGAAACAGCTCATCGGAGGTGCCGAAACGCTTGCCACAATACGCGGCATCTGCACTAATCCATGAACAGACGTACGGCATTTGTGAGGCAGCGGCCAGCGCGGCCAATTGCGCGTGATATGATGAAGCGGCCGCTGCTGCAACAGCGGCTGCTGCCGAAGAACCGCCTGCTCCCATCGATGATGATTTAGCGGCGCTTCCCTCACACTGAGGACAACCTACAGGACACGATTGGCCGGCGGCTTTGTTAAGAAAGTGGGGCGAGGATGGACAACCAGTGCAGTAGGGATCACGACATATGTTCGGCGTTATCATTGTGGCTGGATCGATTCCCTTCAGACGCGCATAATTCAAATATGGATGCAAGGCGGCGGCCTTAAACATTGGATGATGCTGTGACATTAGAGCGCTCGCTGTCATCACGTCCATCGGATATGGCAGTCCACTCGAAGGATTGCCGCCCGGATAGCCTGCATAATAAGAAGAGCTGCCTTGTAGCGAACCCGCGCTCGTCGTCGGCACTCCAGCGGCTGCAGCTGCAGCATGTAAAGCCTTCACATAACTGGCCTCTTTGGCGGCAGCGATAGCCGAGTCAGTGGCAGATTGCAGTCGTGAATGGCTAGCAGCTGCCGCCGCTGCTGCAGCCGCAGCACTTGGACTAATTTGTGCACTGTTGGTTGTGTGACTCAACGCCGCCGATTCCTTGGAGGAGACGCGTTGTTGCGGACTACTACTATTGCTCATACGTTGTTGCAGATCCATCACAGCGCCAGCGGTGCCAATGGGTGAACCCTTATGCAAACCGTTCATGCCGATCGCTGGCGAGTCGCGCTGTGAGGTGGCACTTTGGTTTGAATCACAacgttgttgttgcagctgtgCTGCCTGCTGTTGGCCATTCAACAGCATAACGCTGCTGCCATTGCTCTTTGGTGTTCGCACTCGGCCGCTATTGCCGATAAGATTTAAACTGTTCACAGGCGTGCCTGTACTTAGATTTGTGGCACGTTCCGCTTCCGCGTCAAGTCTGTCACGTATATGGTTGTTGTTggttaaattattatttgactCATACGGCTTAAAGCTTGATTTGATGTGCTCGACGGAGCCGGTTGAAACGGACGATGATTGACTGCTGACAGGTGAAGATTTGTCGCGTCCGTCTAAACCGCCGGACTTCAGCGATGATTTTGTAGATTTCTCAATATTGGCGGCAAGCAGTTTCGGATTGGTAGTGTCCGCACCGATTGCGCTGCACGTCTGTGCAAGCAGGGCCAGCGGACTGCATTTGGCGTCCAGctgtaatgagaaaaaaattataattaaattattgtattaGATTTACAGCCAAACGTAAATCGAATATTGATGTAGTTTTATTATTGCTTATTTCTATCAGAAAACGTAAATAATTTACCAATTCACCAGTAATTTAGAACCAACTTAGTGTTGTggcaaatatttgataaaaaaattttattacacatCATTTGTCTGAAGCGTAAATTTCTTTGTATTCTAACCAAGCAAACCTTTTCTATACTAAAATTAGGATATTTTCCAAAGTATGGGAATCTGACAAATGATTTCGTGGATTTAGTAACGCATGCGAAGGTTATAGGGTAGCAGCAACAAAATGGGAAAAATGTccttatcaaaaaaattatgaaatgcaTTAACCCCAATATTTCCCAGTTTCTTATTCCATATTCACCGGAGGAAGGCaaaactcttcttcttcttcttaccaTCACAGTTCTtagtgaaccattgcttcattcacaacctttcGCCGCCTGTCCCTATCTACGGCTACTTCCTTCCACCGCCGTATATTCAGATTTGCAGGGTCATCTTCAtcgtcttcgagccatctctttctaAGAGATAAGacttgtttgcccacatttctggCCCATCTCTTTCTAAGGAATCCTCTTCTTCGGCCTCCAACAGGGCGCAATTGCCTTCAACTGCCTTTCAAGTTCTTCTCTTGTTGGGCATTCTAAACACGTGTCCAAGCCTTTTTATCCTCTGATATGTTATAAATCTTGTCacagtttgtttttttactaaaagttCCAGCTCGTGACTATTTCTTATTCGATAAATACCGTCCTGCAATCTTATCGGCCCatcaatttttctcaaaatttttcataaaatttttctgtCGAAGACCATTAACTGATTAGTGTCAGTGTTCATAGTACGCAACCATAGGTAAACACAGGGTGGATCAAGGTTTTATATATCCTTAACTTTTGGTCGCAAAATTTTGACTTAACCAGTTTCAGATTAGAGTAATAAGATTTATTTGCTGCTAAAACTCCGTCAAAAAATcgataatctgaaaatatagTATCTTAGGAAcatattgtgaaattttcatgccgcaattctcaatattatagttTCTACAGCCCACTAACTAGGTAgggagcggtccgcgcgctcctgtacctcaaactttaaactcaattatctcgaaacgccttttttaaaaactgttgtggtgtaactcaaaaagttatcggccgatttgtttgaagtttggtgAGGCCTTTCTGTACATTACTATCGGAATCTGCAtctaaaatttcagatatttcgcgttgataaattactttttgggggttaaaaatgtcaataaaatagccCTCAATTCTGACTTTCTTTTCAaaggcttattttataattaattttatacttgttttttaattttataggttcATCGTTTCCGTTATTATGTTATAAAAAACaaccaatttcatttttttgtttcagatcgatagattaagagtaataaatagagcagtttgggacctcgcgccgtaggcagctgacaagaaatgatcctgagccgccattttagaaaaaaaaaatgaaaacacgtttttttgtactctcgaaaggttagataaagttgtgttaaagcttcaaaataatctaatttttttatcaccttTAAGAATAGGTTTAAAAAATTACCGATTTTGTGGCTTCTACATGAAGTTCCCCTCTTAAACCAAAGCTGGACCGGACCATAAACTTCGTTTTTTCTGCATTAATTCTTAGCCTTTTTTTCGAGTTTTTTAAACACACTCTGCAATTCACTCCTGCTTTTCGCCATGATAAGTATATCATCTGCTCATTATGGTACAAATCTGCTCATATTCATTGTCGTCAGATGTTATCGTT harbors:
- the LOC129248712 gene encoding zinc finger protein Elbow — encoded protein: MQQQQKLQQLQQSQKYCKENRRGEVKDRKLGEILDAKCSPLALLAQTCSAIGADTTNPKLLAANIEKSTKSSLKSGGLDGRDKSSPVSSQSSSVSTGSVEHIKSSFKPYESNNNLTNNNHIRDRLDAEAERATNLSTGTPVNSLNLIGNSGRVRTPKSNGSSVMLLNGQQQAAQLQQQRCDSNQSATSQRDSPAIGMNGLHKGSPIGTAGAVMDLQQRMSNSSSPQQRVSSKESAALSHTTNSAQISPSAAAAAAAAAASHSRLQSATDSAIAAAKEASYVKALHAAAAAAGVPTTSAGSLQGSSSYYAGYPGGNPSSGLPYPMDVMTASALMSQHHPMFKAAALHPYLNYARLKGIDPATMITPNICRDPYCTGCPSSPHFLNKAAGQSCPVGCPQCEGSAAKSSSMGAGGSSAAAAVAAAAASSYHAQLAALAAASQMPYVCSWISADAAYCGKRFGTSDELFQHLRTHTASLPDSVLSAAAAGGIPPTHPLFQRTYPTPPLSPLSAARYHPYGKPSMLPPPLGSAASTLSGLPMPPHPALAQYFAPYSLYGPPRMGSSHP